From Microbaculum marinisediminis, one genomic window encodes:
- a CDS encoding DegQ family serine endoprotease — MIRTLFVAAVAALFGALPASAQTKVVPDSEAAITYSYAPIVKQAAPAVVNVYSSRVVRQSNMPPFFNDPFFRRFFGGPDAFGQRERVQKSLGSGVIVDPSGFVVTNAHVIDGADEVKVALSDRREFEAEVVLKDERTDLAVLKIEGDKPFPALAFADSDALEVGDIVLAIGDPFGVGQTVTSGIVSALARTQVGVSDYGFFIQTDAPINPGNSGGALLDMQGRVVGINTAIYSRSGGSHGIGFAIPANMVRLVVAGAQSGGGLKRPWFGASVQEVTPDIADSLGMDRPVGVLVANLHPEGPAAEAGLKTGDVIVAVQGNEVLDPNAFRYRIATRGVDTETTLDVISRGETRTIKVALIAPPEEPARDARDLDGPSPLTGIRVANLSPAVADELSLDSEATGVVVVSIQRGSPAQRVGFRVGDTIHEINGETIETSEQLDGYVKERRRAWKVTIVRDGRMVTSVFGG, encoded by the coding sequence ATGATCCGAACCCTCTTTGTTGCTGCCGTCGCCGCGCTTTTCGGTGCCCTCCCGGCCTCCGCCCAGACGAAGGTGGTTCCCGATAGCGAGGCGGCCATCACCTATTCCTATGCGCCGATCGTCAAGCAGGCGGCGCCGGCGGTGGTCAACGTCTATTCGAGCCGCGTGGTTCGTCAATCGAACATGCCGCCCTTCTTCAACGATCCGTTCTTCCGGCGGTTCTTCGGCGGGCCTGACGCGTTCGGTCAGCGCGAGCGGGTCCAGAAATCGCTCGGCTCCGGCGTGATCGTCGATCCGTCCGGTTTCGTGGTGACGAACGCGCACGTGATCGACGGCGCCGACGAGGTCAAGGTGGCGCTGTCGGACCGCAGGGAATTCGAGGCGGAGGTCGTGCTCAAGGACGAGCGGACCGATCTGGCGGTTCTGAAGATCGAGGGCGACAAGCCGTTTCCCGCGCTCGCGTTCGCCGATTCCGATGCGCTGGAGGTCGGCGATATCGTGCTGGCGATCGGCGATCCGTTCGGCGTCGGCCAGACCGTGACGAGCGGCATCGTCTCGGCGCTGGCGCGCACCCAGGTCGGCGTGTCCGACTACGGCTTCTTCATCCAGACCGATGCTCCCATCAATCCCGGCAATTCGGGCGGCGCGCTGCTCGACATGCAGGGCCGGGTGGTCGGCATCAACACGGCCATCTATTCGCGCTCCGGCGGATCGCACGGCATCGGATTCGCCATCCCGGCCAATATGGTGCGGCTCGTCGTTGCCGGCGCGCAGAGCGGCGGCGGTCTTAAGCGGCCGTGGTTCGGCGCCAGCGTGCAGGAGGTGACGCCGGATATCGCCGACAGCCTCGGCATGGACCGCCCCGTCGGGGTTCTGGTCGCCAACCTGCATCCGGAAGGCCCCGCGGCGGAAGCCGGGCTGAAAACCGGCGACGTGATCGTCGCCGTCCAGGGCAACGAGGTTCTCGACCCGAATGCGTTCCGCTACCGCATCGCGACGCGTGGCGTCGATACGGAGACGACCCTTGATGTGATCAGTCGTGGCGAGACGCGGACGATCAAGGTGGCGCTGATCGCGCCGCCCGAGGAGCCGGCGCGCGACGCACGCGATCTCGACGGGCCGTCGCCGCTGACCGGGATCCGCGTCGCCAACCTGTCTCCGGCGGTTGCGGACGAATTGTCGCTCGACAGCGAGGCGACCGGCGTCGTCGTGGTGTCGATCCAGCGCGGGTCGCCGGCCCAGCGGGTCGGTTTCCGGGTCGGCGACACGATCCACGAGATCAACGGCGAAACCATCGAAACCAGCGAACAGCTCGACGGTTATGTCAAGGAGCGCCGTCGCGCCTGGAAGGTCACGATCGTGCGCGACGGACGCATGGTCACCTCGGTATTCGGCGGATAG
- the recQ gene encoding DNA helicase RecQ: MVSPDHPDKYRVLEDAFGFSTFRSRQEEIVDAVLSGRNVLAVMPTGAGKSLCFQLPALVKGGLSIVVSPLIALMDDQVAALKLSGQKAEAIHSGKSREENVEIWRRVTRGEVSLLYMSPERLMTPRMQAALTKFSLGLIAVDEAHCISQWGHSFRAEYLMLGALREAFPGVPIIALTATADRSTRDDISEKLFGGDVSVFVSGFDRPNISITVADKTRAGAEIERFVKSRGGQSGIVYRISRKKVEDTAAALSAAGIRALAYHAGMPPADRAANQEAFLAEPGIVMVATVAFGMGIDKSDVRFVVHGDVPSSLEAYYQEIGRAGRDGEPADAYMLYGLEDVRTRRRFIDEADCEPERRRVDALRLDALIGFCEATSCRRVALLAYFGESSQACGNCDICLDPPALADGRDVARLAIDLVRTTGERYGAAYIVSLLTGETNDMVLSRGHDSLPLFAAGSSRKKAEWRSILRQLVAARALHAETGAFGSLMLGEKAEAVLSGNQEFLIRLPSPGKSRRSKRGSAPERRLNGPETELLVRLKALRREIAAEQGVPAYVVFPDRTLEEMVVTHPRSLDDMARVRGVGAAKLEAFGRTFLDALNG; encoded by the coding sequence ATGGTTTCGCCCGATCATCCCGACAAATACCGCGTTCTGGAGGATGCCTTCGGTTTCTCGACCTTCCGGTCGAGGCAGGAGGAGATCGTCGATGCGGTCCTGAGCGGCCGCAACGTGCTTGCGGTGATGCCGACCGGCGCCGGCAAGTCGCTGTGCTTTCAGCTTCCCGCGCTGGTGAAGGGCGGGTTGAGCATCGTCGTATCGCCGCTGATCGCGCTGATGGACGATCAGGTCGCCGCCCTGAAGCTTTCCGGCCAGAAAGCCGAGGCAATCCATTCCGGCAAGTCGCGCGAAGAGAATGTCGAGATCTGGCGGCGCGTGACGCGCGGCGAGGTGAGTCTGCTCTACATGTCGCCGGAGCGGTTGATGACGCCGCGCATGCAGGCGGCACTGACGAAGTTTTCGCTCGGACTGATCGCGGTCGACGAGGCCCATTGCATTTCCCAGTGGGGGCACAGTTTTCGGGCCGAATATCTCATGCTGGGGGCGCTGCGCGAGGCGTTTCCGGGTGTGCCCATCATTGCCCTGACGGCGACCGCAGACCGGTCGACGCGAGACGACATTTCCGAAAAGCTCTTCGGCGGTGACGTTTCGGTGTTCGTGTCCGGCTTCGACCGCCCCAATATTTCCATCACGGTCGCCGACAAGACGCGGGCCGGGGCCGAAATCGAGCGGTTCGTCAAATCACGGGGCGGACAGAGCGGCATCGTCTATCGGATATCGCGCAAGAAGGTCGAGGATACCGCCGCGGCGCTGTCGGCGGCCGGAATTCGGGCGCTTGCCTATCATGCCGGGATGCCGCCTGCGGACCGCGCGGCGAACCAGGAAGCCTTCCTCGCCGAGCCCGGGATCGTCATGGTGGCGACCGTCGCGTTCGGCATGGGGATCGACAAGTCGGACGTGCGTTTCGTCGTGCACGGCGACGTCCCCTCGAGTCTCGAAGCGTACTATCAGGAGATCGGCCGGGCGGGGCGCGACGGCGAGCCGGCCGACGCCTACATGCTGTACGGGCTCGAGGACGTGCGCACGCGCCGGCGGTTCATCGACGAGGCCGACTGCGAGCCGGAACGCCGGCGCGTCGACGCGTTGCGGCTCGATGCCCTGATCGGATTCTGCGAGGCGACCAGCTGCCGCCGGGTGGCGCTGCTTGCCTATTTCGGCGAGAGCTCGCAGGCCTGCGGCAACTGCGACATCTGCCTCGATCCGCCGGCGCTCGCCGACGGGCGTGATGTGGCGCGGCTGGCCATCGATCTCGTGCGGACGACCGGCGAGCGCTACGGCGCCGCCTACATCGTATCGCTGCTCACCGGCGAGACGAACGACATGGTGCTGTCGCGCGGGCACGATTCGCTGCCGCTGTTCGCCGCCGGTTCCAGCCGCAAGAAGGCCGAGTGGCGCTCGATCCTGCGGCAGCTCGTCGCCGCCCGCGCGCTGCACGCGGAAACCGGCGCCTTCGGATCCCTGATGCTCGGCGAGAAGGCGGAAGCCGTGTTGAGCGGTAATCAGGAATTTTTGATCCGGTTGCCGAGCCCCGGCAAGTCGCGCCGGAGCAAACGCGGCAGCGCGCCGGAACGGCGACTGAACGGACCGGAAACGGAGCTTCTGGTTCGCCTGAAGGCGCTAAGGCGTGAAATCGCTGCCGAACAGGGCGTTCCCGCCTATGTCGTCTTTCCCGACCGTACATTGGAAGAGATGGTCGTCACGCATCCCCGCTCGCTCGACGACATGGCGCGGGTGCGCGGCGTCGGGGCCGCCAAGCTCGAGGCGTTCGGCCGCACCTTCCTCGATGCGCTGAACGGATAG
- the rplQ gene encoding 50S ribosomal protein L17 — translation MRHGKTGRKLNRTASHRKAMFANMAASLIRHEQIVTTLPKAKELKPIIDKLVTLGKRGDLHARRQAVSQIGDKEAVSKLFDTLAERYKDRAGGYSRVLKAGFRHGDAAPVAVIELVDRDESAKGAEDRARHEAEVAEEGEVA, via the coding sequence ATGCGTCACGGCAAGACCGGCCGCAAGTTGAATCGTACGGCGAGCCACCGCAAGGCGATGTTCGCCAACATGGCCGCGTCGCTGATCCGCCATGAGCAGATCGTCACGACGTTGCCGAAGGCAAAGGAACTGAAGCCGATCATCGACAAGCTGGTCACGCTCGGCAAGCGCGGTGACCTGCACGCGCGCCGCCAGGCGGTCAGCCAGATCGGTGACAAGGAGGCGGTCTCCAAGCTCTTCGACACGCTGGCGGAGCGCTACAAGGATCGCGCCGGCGGCTACAGCCGGGTGCTGAAGGCCGGGTTCCGGCACGGCGACGCCGCGCCGGTTGCGGTGATCGAGCTGGTGGATCGCGACGAGAGCGCCAAGGGCGCCGAGGATCGTGCCCGGCACGAGGCGGAAGTCGCCGAGGAAGGCGAGGTGGCGTAA
- a CDS encoding DNA-directed RNA polymerase subunit alpha, with protein MEWRFRSRGLRAIQRGSTVIEKNWQELIKPNKLEVLPGSDPKRLAVIVAEPLERGFGTTLGNALRRVLLSSLQGAAVTSVQIDGVLHEFSSIPGVREDVTDVVLNIKDVSVGMQGEGPKRMVLKKQGPGQVTAGDIQTVGDIEVLNPDLVLCTLDEGAEIRIEFTVNTGKGYVAADRNRPEDAPIGLIPVDSLYSPVRRVSYRVENTREGQILDYDKLTMEIETDGSVKPEDALAYAARILQDQLNVFITFEEPKAEVVEEMVPELAFNPALLKKVDELELSVRSANCLKNDNIVYIGDLIQKSEAEMLRTPNFGRKSLNEIKEVLAQMGLHLGMEVANWPPENIEELAKRYEDHY; from the coding sequence ATGGAATGGCGGTTTCGTTCGCGCGGATTGAGAGCAATCCAACGAGGTTCGACCGTGATTGAGAAGAACTGGCAAGAGCTGATCAAGCCGAACAAGCTCGAAGTGCTTCCGGGTTCCGACCCGAAGCGCCTGGCTGTCATCGTGGCCGAGCCGCTCGAGCGCGGTTTCGGTACGACCCTCGGCAACGCACTCAGGCGGGTGCTGCTGTCGTCGCTCCAGGGCGCGGCCGTGACGTCGGTCCAGATTGACGGCGTGCTGCATGAGTTCTCGTCGATCCCCGGCGTGCGCGAGGATGTGACCGACGTCGTCCTGAACATCAAGGACGTGTCGGTGGGCATGCAGGGCGAAGGCCCCAAGCGCATGGTGCTGAAGAAGCAGGGACCCGGGCAGGTGACCGCCGGCGACATCCAGACGGTCGGCGATATCGAGGTGCTCAACCCGGATCTCGTCCTGTGCACGCTCGACGAAGGCGCGGAAATCCGCATCGAGTTCACGGTCAATACCGGCAAGGGCTATGTTGCCGCCGACCGCAACCGTCCGGAAGACGCACCGATCGGGCTTATCCCGGTCGACAGCCTCTACAGCCCGGTTCGCCGCGTCTCCTACCGTGTCGAGAACACCCGTGAAGGGCAGATCCTCGACTACGACAAGCTGACGATGGAGATCGAGACGGACGGCTCGGTGAAGCCGGAAGACGCGCTTGCCTATGCGGCGCGCATCCTGCAGGACCAGCTCAACGTCTTCATCACCTTCGAGGAGCCGAAGGCCGAGGTCGTCGAGGAGATGGTTCCGGAGCTCGCCTTCAATCCGGCGCTGCTCAAGAAGGTCGACGAGCTGGAGCTTTCGGTCCGCTCGGCCAACTGCCTGAAGAACGACAACATCGTCTATATCGGCGACCTGATCCAGAAGTCGGAGGCGGAGATGCTCCGGACCCCGAACTTCGGCCGCAAGTCGCTGAACGAGATCAAAGAAGTGCTGGCCCAGATGGGGCTGCACCTGGGCATGGAAGTGGCGAATTGGCCGCCGGAGAATATCGAAGAGCTGGCCAAGCGCTACGAGGATCATTACTGA